One Lysinibacillus fusiformis genomic window carries:
- a CDS encoding ATP-dependent DNA helicase, which translates to MRKSLPFVLTKDRSFFESLGDWMGDVLYDELPEKGFECRDEQIFMAYQIEQALKEKNVLFAEAGVGTGKTIAYLLPAVSYARYTGKPALIACADETLIDQLVKEGGDIYKLQKTLGLEIDVRLAKSRDQYLCLKRFEEAEKVETDEWIDDIAFSIPDGVYAQGSMIAVQPYGDRSDYPTVSDEDWQKVNYNSIMQCSVCDLRNRCGQTLHRAHYRKSTDLIICSQDFLMEHLATKESREREGQLALLPEVSMMVLDEGHLLEYAAQKAMTYKVQATTIVQLLERLMVDGVRERTLYAMEKLQDDHELFFDQLRDDIVASEEERKRINKSATLLKYGKQLIADVEVLLEEFVFESEMYMIPEYELNMAEEYLEQYEASLRIFTAQGDAVDWLEETDGEETLVIMPRLITEVLEEKLFSKKLPIVFSSATLSVNKDFSYIAYSLGIRNYQSFSVPSPFDYDEVMRIYLHELTQEEKAARVQKLLKDGEKTLILFKSKQAMLDFKAQLPIMERMYVAFEGDRELSAIVRDFQEGTVRTLCSYHLWEGLDLPEEALTRVIIYDLPFPPHDPLFDAKRTFAENAFEEVELPFMQLRLQQGMGRLIRTSNDHGDIHILLNEQEAKQREAFENILAVTPEIK; encoded by the coding sequence TTGCGTAAATCTTTACCATTTGTATTAACGAAGGATCGCTCATTTTTCGAGTCACTAGGTGACTGGATGGGAGACGTCCTTTATGATGAACTACCGGAGAAGGGCTTTGAATGCCGTGATGAACAAATTTTCATGGCTTATCAAATCGAGCAGGCCTTAAAAGAGAAAAATGTGCTATTTGCAGAAGCAGGAGTAGGAACAGGCAAAACAATCGCTTATTTGTTGCCAGCTGTATCCTATGCGCGTTATACAGGTAAACCGGCACTGATTGCCTGTGCTGATGAAACATTAATCGACCAGCTTGTAAAAGAGGGCGGCGATATATATAAATTACAAAAAACACTCGGGTTAGAAATCGATGTGCGCTTAGCAAAATCACGTGACCAGTATTTGTGCTTAAAACGATTTGAGGAAGCTGAAAAAGTGGAAACGGACGAATGGATTGACGATATTGCGTTCTCGATTCCAGATGGTGTCTATGCGCAGGGCTCAATGATTGCTGTACAGCCATACGGGGATCGCAGTGATTATCCAACAGTCAGTGACGAGGATTGGCAAAAAGTAAATTATAACTCGATTATGCAATGCTCGGTTTGTGATCTACGAAATCGTTGTGGTCAAACGCTGCACCGTGCTCATTATCGTAAATCAACAGATCTCATCATCTGCTCACAAGACTTCTTAATGGAGCATTTGGCAACGAAGGAATCACGTGAACGTGAAGGGCAGCTAGCTTTACTGCCAGAAGTATCCATGATGGTGCTAGATGAGGGACATTTATTGGAATATGCCGCGCAAAAAGCAATGACGTATAAAGTGCAGGCGACGACAATTGTCCAACTATTGGAGCGCTTAATGGTTGATGGTGTACGTGAGCGTACCTTGTATGCAATGGAGAAATTACAAGACGATCACGAGCTGTTTTTCGATCAGCTACGTGACGATATCGTGGCTTCTGAAGAAGAACGTAAGCGTATCAATAAATCCGCGACACTGTTAAAATACGGCAAACAGTTAATCGCCGATGTTGAAGTATTGTTGGAGGAGTTTGTCTTTGAATCCGAGATGTATATGATTCCAGAGTATGAGCTAAATATGGCAGAGGAATATTTAGAGCAATACGAAGCGTCATTACGCATTTTCACAGCGCAAGGTGATGCTGTAGACTGGCTAGAGGAAACAGACGGGGAAGAAACGCTCGTTATTATGCCACGTCTGATTACCGAGGTTCTAGAAGAAAAGCTATTCTCGAAAAAGTTACCAATCGTTTTCTCTTCTGCAACATTATCGGTGAATAAAGATTTCTCTTATATTGCTTATAGTTTAGGAATTCGTAATTACCAATCGTTTTCTGTTCCTTCACCGTTCGACTACGACGAAGTTATGCGTATTTATCTGCATGAGCTCACTCAGGAGGAGAAAGCAGCACGCGTGCAAAAGCTGTTAAAAGATGGTGAAAAAACGTTAATTCTCTTTAAATCCAAGCAGGCAATGTTAGATTTCAAAGCGCAATTACCGATTATGGAACGTATGTATGTAGCCTTTGAAGGGGATCGTGAGTTATCTGCGATTGTACGTGATTTCCAAGAAGGTACTGTCAGAACATTATGTTCCTATCATTTATGGGAAGGGTTAGACCTGCCGGAAGAAGCACTAACGCGCGTCATTATTTATGACTTGCCATTCCCGCCACATGATCCATTATTTGATGCGAAGCGCACCTTCGCTGAAAACGCCTTTGAAGAGGTCGAATTACCATTCATGCAACTACGATTACAGCAAGGTATGGGCCGTTTAATACGTACTTCAAATGACCACGGAGATATTCATATTTTGCTGAATGAACAAGAAGCAAAACAACGGGAAGCATTTGAAAATATTTTAGCTGTAACGCCAGAAATTAAATAA
- a CDS encoding histidine kinase N-terminal domain-containing protein has product METTLAYYAELTDCYMFIDCMIENLPHAIVVAEAYPKKQHGLYEKTVIGKFVFESFEPAVFSAFKNREKSSIPRAITQEGLTVEQNVIPIFNEQQQVIAVLIQEKQVEALSKPKDDLQSMPFALIEHIVEPNLQPIPVVSDLLVESIILTNHDNKVIYTNPAGYRFISELSGLESFDQIALDKILPFLQEVYAEGDDIFFLEITFDRKSFIVKKIPIRNQNDKVTLLIIQDLTELKLKENELTMKTFAIREIHHRVKNNLQTVTSLLRLQMRNELSASNVTAFQEALNRIYSISSVYELILENEDNAEEKVDVIALSKKIGHKMVGTAGTPSIQLAFHHENMQLFCHSKKAVSLALIMCELLQNALKYAFIGREEGMIDIQFFHNESTITLHISDNGVGMHEVKASFGMEIITRLVEYDLAGTFTIIPSERGTHTQIQFPVSEEVFIVND; this is encoded by the coding sequence ATGGAAACGACGTTAGCGTACTATGCTGAATTGACAGATTGTTATATGTTCATAGATTGCATGATAGAAAATTTACCACATGCAATTGTTGTGGCAGAGGCCTACCCCAAGAAACAACATGGGTTATATGAAAAAACCGTTATTGGTAAATTTGTTTTTGAAAGTTTTGAGCCAGCTGTATTTTCTGCTTTTAAAAATAGAGAAAAATCGTCTATTCCACGAGCAATTACGCAGGAAGGGTTAACAGTTGAACAAAACGTGATTCCTATCTTTAATGAGCAACAGCAAGTAATTGCTGTGTTAATTCAAGAAAAACAAGTGGAAGCGCTATCAAAACCAAAAGATGATTTGCAAAGTATGCCATTTGCATTAATTGAGCATATTGTTGAACCAAATCTACAGCCTATTCCAGTTGTTTCTGATTTGCTAGTGGAATCGATTATTCTAACAAATCATGACAACAAAGTGATTTATACAAATCCTGCCGGCTATCGTTTTATATCCGAGCTTTCAGGATTAGAATCCTTTGACCAGATTGCATTAGATAAGATCTTACCTTTTTTACAAGAGGTCTATGCTGAAGGTGATGATATATTCTTTTTAGAAATTACCTTTGACCGTAAATCCTTTATCGTAAAAAAAATTCCAATCCGCAATCAAAATGACAAAGTAACACTACTGATTATTCAAGACCTTACAGAGCTTAAGCTGAAAGAAAATGAACTGACGATGAAAACATTCGCTATTCGAGAAATTCACCATCGTGTGAAAAATAATCTGCAAACAGTAACAAGCTTATTGCGTTTGCAAATGCGCAATGAATTGTCAGCTTCTAATGTCACGGCGTTTCAAGAGGCATTAAATCGGATTTATAGCATTTCATCTGTTTATGAACTTATTTTAGAGAACGAAGATAACGCTGAAGAAAAAGTTGACGTTATCGCATTATCTAAAAAGATTGGGCATAAAATGGTTGGAACAGCAGGTACACCATCCATTCAATTGGCCTTTCATCACGAAAATATGCAATTATTCTGCCATTCTAAAAAAGCAGTGTCACTTGCGCTCATCATGTGTGAGTTACTACAGAATGCATTAAAATATGCGTTTATTGGTCGTGAAGAAGGGATGATCGACATTCAATTTTTCCACAACGAATCAACGATTACACTCCATATTTCTGACAACGGCGTTGGAATGCATGAAGTGAAGGCATCGTTTGGAATGGAGATTATCACAAGGCTCGTTGAATATGATTTAGCAGGCACATTTACAATTATCCCTAGTGAAAGAGGTACACATACTCAAATTCAGTTTCCTGTAAGTGAGGAGGTATTTATCGTAAATGACTAG
- a CDS encoding ANTAR domain-containing response regulator — MTRKVMIVEDESLIAIDLKFMLEDNGYEVVAQANNGETAIELAFTYKPHLILMDIKMPKLDGLKASKIIEQQLGIPVLFISAYSEKELLLYMKQDNILGYVMKPFSEKNVLPALEVAFHQIEKFKRINGELLHIQTEIEKRKIIERAKGLLMQAEDLSEDEAYKKIRKESMQTQQEMVRIAERIINTLQVNS; from the coding sequence ATGACTAGGAAAGTAATGATTGTCGAAGATGAATCACTTATTGCGATTGACTTGAAATTTATGCTAGAAGATAATGGCTATGAGGTGGTGGCACAGGCAAATAATGGAGAGACCGCGATAGAGCTGGCCTTTACCTATAAGCCACATTTAATCTTAATGGACATTAAAATGCCGAAGCTGGATGGATTAAAGGCAAGTAAAATCATTGAACAGCAACTCGGTATACCGGTGCTTTTTATATCAGCCTACAGTGAAAAAGAATTATTACTCTACATGAAACAAGACAATATCCTTGGCTATGTCATGAAACCATTTTCTGAAAAGAATGTACTTCCAGCGCTGGAGGTTGCTTTTCACCAAATTGAGAAATTCAAACGTATAAACGGAGAATTACTGCATATTCAAACCGAAATAGAGAAACGAAAAATCATTGAACGGGCAAAGGGCTTGTTGATGCAGGCAGAAGATCTCAGTGAGGACGAGGCCTACAAAAAAATTCGTAAAGAGAGTATGCAAACTCAACAAGAAATGGTACGCATTGCCGAGAGGATTATAAATACCCTACAAGTGAATAGTTAA
- the eutH gene encoding ethanolamine utilization protein EutH, translated as MAMIGTVIVYIIMICAVLGAIGAIRDAEYGIGKEFMNGIHTVGHIFVPAAGIMAAIPYLTWFISHFISPIFELIGADPAIAATTILASDMGGYQLANALKESYEGWVMALVVGFMSGATIVFSIPMGLAMLDKRDHKYMALGIMAGVLTIPIGAFISSVMIVLFNTEVREVISTTEAPTYVFAISVLQILINLLPLFIFVVLIALGLKLIPNGMIAGFMLFGRVMDAAIKLVLVFSIVEIFTGIFTKIFGAWGFDPIMADEIDQFRALETAGYIGIMLAGAFPMVYLIRKYASVPLEAAGKKLGLSSVGSAGILATIANILAMFTLIRDMPPKDKVINIAFGVCAAFLLGDHLSFTANFQPTIILPVIAGKLLAGIIAIYLAYKLSVPTALRLEQEDRQAGIIKADEYLTDRKSE; from the coding sequence ATGGCAATGATAGGAACAGTAATCGTTTATATTATTATGATTTGTGCCGTTTTAGGTGCAATCGGAGCAATTCGGGATGCAGAGTATGGAATCGGTAAAGAGTTCATGAACGGAATCCATACGGTTGGCCATATTTTTGTGCCAGCAGCAGGGATTATGGCTGCAATACCTTACTTAACATGGTTTATTAGTCATTTTATAAGCCCAATTTTTGAATTGATTGGTGCGGATCCTGCCATTGCGGCAACAACAATTTTAGCTTCTGATATGGGGGGATATCAGTTAGCCAATGCTTTAAAAGAGTCCTATGAAGGTTGGGTAATGGCATTAGTTGTTGGCTTTATGTCAGGTGCAACAATTGTGTTCTCGATTCCAATGGGGCTCGCAATGTTGGACAAGCGTGATCATAAATATATGGCACTAGGCATTATGGCCGGTGTGTTAACGATTCCGATTGGTGCATTTATTTCTTCAGTTATGATTGTGCTCTTTAATACAGAGGTTCGTGAAGTGATTAGTACAACAGAGGCGCCAACCTATGTTTTTGCCATTTCTGTGTTACAAATATTAATTAATTTATTGCCATTGTTTATCTTTGTTGTATTAATCGCACTTGGTTTGAAACTTATTCCAAATGGCATGATTGCAGGCTTTATGTTATTTGGGCGTGTGATGGATGCGGCCATTAAATTAGTGTTAGTGTTCTCCATTGTGGAAATTTTCACAGGCATTTTCACCAAGATTTTCGGGGCGTGGGGCTTTGACCCTATCATGGCAGATGAAATCGATCAATTCCGTGCATTAGAAACAGCAGGGTATATCGGAATTATGTTAGCGGGTGCGTTCCCGATGGTGTACTTAATTCGAAAATATGCTTCGGTTCCGCTTGAAGCGGCTGGTAAAAAATTAGGTTTGTCTTCAGTAGGAAGTGCGGGTATTTTAGCGACGATTGCCAATATTTTAGCGATGTTCACACTTATTCGGGACATGCCTCCGAAAGATAAGGTGATTAATATCGCATTTGGTGTCTGTGCGGCATTCCTGCTAGGAGATCATTTATCGTTCACGGCCAATTTCCAGCCAACGATTATTTTGCCGGTTATTGCAGGGAAACTATTAGCGGGTATCATAGCCATTTATCTAGCTTATAAACTATCAGTGCCAACAGCTTTAAGGCTAGAACAAGAGGATCGGCAAGCTGGCATTATTAAAGCAGATGAATACTTAACAGATCGAAAGTCCGAGTAG
- the eutS gene encoding ethanolamine utilization microcompartment protein EutS, giving the protein MSEEKKRFIQEFVPGKQLTLSHLIANPDPDMFQKLGIQEAGALGIMTCTPSETVIIAGDLATKAANVRLGFLDRFTGSLVIVGSVSEVEMAMLEINRFLSESLGYTPSKITKS; this is encoded by the coding sequence GTGAGTGAGGAAAAGAAACGTTTTATTCAAGAGTTTGTGCCAGGTAAACAGCTAACATTGAGTCATCTCATTGCCAATCCTGATCCCGATATGTTTCAAAAGCTGGGCATTCAAGAAGCGGGGGCGCTAGGTATTATGACTTGTACACCGAGTGAAACCGTCATTATCGCAGGTGATTTAGCGACAAAGGCCGCGAATGTACGATTAGGATTTTTAGATCGTTTTACTGGCAGTCTCGTTATTGTTGGAAGTGTGTCGGAAGTGGAAATGGCGATGTTAGAGATAAATCGATTTTTATCGGAAAGCTTAGGTTATACGCCATCAAAAATAACAAAGTCTTAG
- a CDS encoding EutP/PduV family microcompartment system protein, producing the protein MKNRVMIIGGVQAGKSTLMQALLGKDGLAHKTQALVYEDWIVDTPGEYIENPMYYRNIMATSLEVTHVIYLQDATSSRCVFPPQFSLGIPKIQIGVLTKIDDPLADVERAITLLKKVMTHGPIVKTSAWQKQGIEFIAPLIQLNSDEEIRQFVKTCDSPYLMYSQ; encoded by the coding sequence ATGAAAAATCGAGTAATGATCATAGGCGGAGTTCAGGCAGGAAAATCCACGCTCATGCAAGCATTATTGGGTAAAGATGGACTTGCCCATAAAACACAGGCTCTTGTTTATGAGGACTGGATTGTTGATACACCTGGAGAATATATAGAAAATCCAATGTATTACAGAAATATAATGGCAACTTCACTCGAAGTGACACATGTCATCTATTTACAAGATGCCACGTCATCAAGATGTGTTTTCCCGCCGCAGTTTAGCTTAGGGATTCCGAAAATACAAATCGGTGTTCTTACAAAAATTGATGACCCCCTTGCAGATGTAGAACGAGCCATCACATTATTAAAAAAGGTCATGACACATGGCCCTATCGTGAAAACTTCTGCATGGCAAAAGCAAGGGATTGAGTTTATCGCACCACTGATTCAGCTCAATTCTGACGAAGAAATTCGGCAATTTGTGAAAACTTGTGACAGTCCTTATCTCATGTATAGCCAGTAG
- a CDS encoding ethanolamine ammonia-lyase reactivating factor EutA produces the protein MKTEKIYSAGIDIGTSTTKMVISSLLLKNVAGLTHVPRIEIIEKTILHQSPIIKTPFINKDVIDMENIEQFIFQQYKLADMAPSEIATGAIIITGESATKQNASEVVHAIADTAGHFLVATAGPDLEGILAAKGAGTVQQSKNTAKVIANIDIGGGTANIAVMQFGEVIGTCTLHIGGRLIEFLNGVVHSISSPINKLMEKWTIPLSIGDVAEDKRVIQCMEEMVETLAMTLSGQLKDERHPLLLGHLPNWDKPIDAIMFSGGVAACIYENDCAQRQYDDIGEKLAKMLLQHEQLQSFLWLKPQETSRATVTGAGTQTTDISGATIQVNEDVLPLKNVPVITCPMNTPLKELEHVVKTAVDRADTLFSIQENRSPFALYFSQLPYLSFQDVQQLCAIILHQLASRSSKEIPIIIVMQSDYAKVIGQTIQAINRTVPIICIDQIKVETGDYIDIGKVLPSGVVPVVVKTLAFHSK, from the coding sequence TTGAAGACAGAGAAAATCTATAGTGCAGGCATTGATATTGGCACGAGTACAACCAAGATGGTTATCAGTAGTTTGTTGTTAAAAAATGTTGCTGGGCTCACACATGTACCACGAATAGAAATTATTGAAAAAACGATTTTACATCAAAGTCCCATCATTAAAACACCCTTTATCAACAAAGATGTAATTGATATGGAAAATATTGAACAGTTTATATTTCAACAATATAAACTGGCGGATATGGCACCGTCCGAAATTGCCACAGGAGCAATTATCATCACAGGCGAATCAGCAACAAAGCAAAATGCCAGTGAGGTTGTACATGCGATTGCAGATACTGCGGGACATTTTTTGGTAGCCACTGCTGGCCCTGATTTAGAAGGGATACTTGCAGCAAAAGGTGCAGGTACTGTCCAGCAGTCAAAGAATACGGCCAAAGTTATTGCCAATATTGATATTGGTGGAGGCACGGCAAATATTGCGGTCATGCAATTTGGCGAAGTCATAGGTACATGTACGCTACATATCGGTGGACGACTGATTGAATTTCTAAATGGTGTGGTCCACTCGATTTCATCACCGATAAACAAACTTATGGAAAAGTGGACAATTCCGTTAAGCATTGGCGATGTTGCAGAGGATAAGCGGGTTATTCAATGTATGGAAGAAATGGTGGAAACTTTAGCAATGACGTTAAGTGGGCAATTAAAGGATGAACGGCATCCATTATTGTTGGGGCATTTGCCAAACTGGGATAAACCGATAGATGCCATTATGTTTTCCGGTGGGGTTGCTGCTTGTATCTATGAAAATGATTGTGCACAACGTCAGTATGATGATATTGGCGAAAAACTAGCGAAAATGTTGTTACAACATGAGCAACTGCAATCATTTTTATGGCTAAAACCACAGGAAACATCACGGGCGACGGTGACCGGAGCAGGTACTCAAACAACTGACATTAGTGGTGCCACGATTCAAGTAAATGAAGATGTTTTGCCTTTAAAAAATGTGCCCGTGATTACTTGCCCTATGAATACGCCGCTGAAAGAGCTCGAACATGTGGTGAAAACAGCTGTAGATAGGGCGGACACCCTTTTTTCAATACAAGAGAATCGTTCACCCTTTGCCTTATATTTTAGTCAATTACCCTATTTAAGCTTTCAAGATGTGCAGCAATTATGTGCGATCATCTTGCACCAATTAGCGTCAAGAAGTTCCAAAGAAATTCCAATTATTATCGTTATGCAATCAGATTATGCAAAGGTTATAGGGCAAACCATACAAGCAATAAATCGAACAGTCCCAATTATTTGCATCGATCAAATTAAAGTAGAAACAGGTGACTATATTGACATAGGGAAAGTACTACCGTCGGGTGTTGTCCCTGTTGTTGTGAAAACACTTGCATTCCACTCAAAGTAA
- a CDS encoding ethanolamine ammonia-lyase subunit EutB, translating into MNVKLSMMFGGEKYNFNSLKDVMAKANEEKSGDQLAGIAAESVQQRIAAKAVLSELLIKDIRENPLIPPENDEVTRIIEQDVNEQIYGEIKNWSIEQLREYILSNDTGDRELKRLSKGMNSEIIAAVTKLMSNLDLVHAANKVEILSTCNSTIGQKGTLASRLQPNHPTDNIDGIIASLKEGLSYGIGDAVIGINPVDDSVESVKKVLHATKEFIDDWSIPTQNCVLAHITTQMKAIKQGAPADMIFQSIAGTEIANRSFGISADMIREAEELVKKQGTGTGPNLFYFETGQGSELSAEAHMGIDQVTLESRNYGFARHFNPYIVNTVVGFIGPEYLYNNKQVIRAGLEDHFMGKMHGIPMGVDICYTNHIKADQNDIEDLSVLLTAAGVNFIIAAAMGDDVMLNYQSMSFHDVATLLQTFGKKPTPAYLAWLEKMGVYENGRLSARAGDLSLFER; encoded by the coding sequence ATGAATGTGAAACTATCGATGATGTTTGGTGGAGAAAAATATAATTTTAATTCATTAAAAGATGTTATGGCTAAGGCCAATGAAGAAAAATCGGGCGACCAGCTAGCTGGGATCGCCGCCGAATCTGTACAACAGCGTATTGCAGCGAAAGCTGTATTAAGTGAACTATTAATAAAAGACATTAGAGAAAATCCATTAATTCCTCCAGAAAATGATGAGGTTACACGCATCATTGAACAAGACGTCAATGAGCAAATATATGGAGAAATTAAAAACTGGAGCATCGAGCAACTTCGAGAATATATATTGTCGAATGATACAGGTGACCGGGAGTTAAAGCGTTTAAGTAAGGGTATGAATTCGGAAATTATTGCGGCCGTGACGAAGCTCATGTCTAATTTGGATCTCGTTCATGCCGCCAATAAAGTAGAGATTTTATCGACTTGTAATAGTACCATCGGGCAAAAGGGTACACTTGCCTCTCGGTTACAGCCAAATCATCCGACAGACAATATTGATGGCATCATTGCCTCGTTAAAAGAAGGTTTGTCCTATGGTATTGGTGATGCCGTCATCGGTATTAACCCGGTAGATGACTCAGTAGAAAGTGTGAAAAAAGTACTGCACGCGACGAAAGAGTTTATCGATGACTGGTCGATACCTACCCAAAACTGTGTATTGGCACATATTACAACACAGATGAAGGCCATTAAGCAGGGGGCACCAGCAGATATGATTTTCCAAAGTATCGCTGGCACAGAAATAGCCAATCGCTCGTTCGGTATTTCTGCTGACATGATAAGAGAAGCAGAGGAACTTGTGAAAAAGCAAGGAACAGGAACGGGGCCAAATTTATTTTACTTTGAAACGGGACAAGGATCAGAGCTTTCGGCAGAAGCACATATGGGCATTGACCAAGTCACGTTAGAATCACGCAATTATGGCTTTGCTCGTCATTTTAATCCGTATATTGTCAACACGGTTGTTGGCTTTATCGGCCCTGAGTATTTGTACAACAATAAGCAAGTTATTCGTGCTGGTCTGGAAGATCATTTCATGGGCAAAATGCATGGCATTCCAATGGGCGTCGATATTTGTTATACGAATCATATAAAAGCAGACCAAAATGATATTGAGGATTTAAGCGTTTTACTAACGGCGGCTGGTGTGAACTTTATTATTGCCGCTGCTATGGGAGACGATGTCATGCTGAACTACCAGTCAATGAGCTTCCATGATGTAGCCACATTGTTGCAAACGTTTGGCAAAAAACCAACCCCTGCCTATTTAGCGTGGTTAGAAAAAATGGGTGTCTATGAAAATGGTCGTCTTTCAGCGAGGGCAGGCGATTTATCTCTGTTTGAAAGGTAG
- the eutC gene encoding ethanolamine ammonia-lyase subunit EutC encodes MNEQLVSMITQLVMEKMGEKTADAVPQNTATPIEKPKETLIKFYDTADNVAHEMPNITEAPNDTLIKLYNNASHTQQRSGEPSYDEPTDRTAAITTFQFEADNISESIQAARKHTPARIGVGRAGSRPKTKTWLKFRLDHAAAVDAVYGEVTEDLLNQLNVFQVTTRVTDKEEYITRPDLGRRLSDESKALIQAKCQKNPQVQIIMSNGLSASAIEANVQDVYLALQQSLRNLNIEIGTTFYIDKGRVALMDEIGELLQAEVVVYLIGERPGLVSAESMSAYICYQPRFGTVEADRMVISNIHKGGIPPLEAGAYLGTVVEKILQYKASGVDLVAKES; translated from the coding sequence GTGAATGAACAGTTAGTATCGATGATTACACAACTCGTAATGGAAAAAATGGGGGAAAAGACGGCAGACGCTGTTCCTCAAAACACAGCTACTCCAATAGAAAAACCAAAAGAGACGCTTATCAAATTTTATGACACGGCGGACAATGTTGCACATGAAATGCCAAACATAACAGAAGCACCAAACGATACATTGATTAAACTTTATAACAATGCATCACATACGCAACAACGGTCGGGCGAGCCAAGCTATGATGAGCCGACTGACCGAACGGCCGCTATCACCACATTTCAATTTGAAGCGGATAATATCTCTGAAAGTATACAGGCGGCAAGAAAACATACGCCGGCAAGAATTGGCGTCGGAAGAGCTGGGAGCCGACCGAAGACGAAAACATGGCTAAAGTTTCGACTCGATCATGCAGCGGCAGTGGATGCGGTCTATGGAGAGGTGACGGAGGATTTATTGAATCAGTTAAATGTCTTCCAAGTGACAACACGCGTAACAGACAAAGAGGAATACATTACAAGACCCGATTTAGGTCGCCGTTTATCGGATGAATCAAAGGCACTGATTCAAGCGAAATGCCAAAAAAATCCGCAAGTTCAGATTATTATGTCGAACGGCTTAAGTGCCAGTGCGATCGAAGCGAATGTCCAAGATGTCTATTTAGCCCTACAACAAAGCTTACGTAATTTAAATATTGAGATAGGGACTACCTTTTATATAGATAAAGGCAGAGTAGCACTGATGGATGAAATTGGTGAGCTTCTACAAGCAGAAGTTGTCGTTTATTTAATTGGTGAGCGTCCGGGTCTTGTCTCGGCTGAGTCGATGAGTGCCTATATATGTTACCAGCCGAGATTTGGCACAGTGGAAGCAGATCGTATGGTTATATCGAATATCCATAAAGGTGGTATTCCGCCATTAGAGGCAGGTGCTTATTTAGGAACGGTTGTTGAGAAAATATTGCAGTACAAGGCAAGTGGTGTTGACCTTGTGGCAAAAGAAAGTTAG
- the eutL gene encoding ethanolamine utilization microcompartment protein EutL — translation MNPQKIMAEILAMQIIPRVNSELAQQLALKANHTSIGIITLTIDDVGYVAFDEATKKAAVDVVYAKSFYAGAAHASGPLSGEVIGIIAGSSPDEIRSGLEAIQQKIQFDTYFEAILHNDNHALFAHTVASCGTYLAELANVRVGTAIAYLIAPPLEAVVGLDAALKAADVELKVFFGPPSETNFGGGLLSGSQSSCQAAADAFREAIENLARNPVI, via the coding sequence ATGAATCCTCAAAAAATAATGGCTGAAATATTAGCCATGCAAATCATCCCGAGAGTAAATAGCGAGTTAGCACAGCAATTAGCTTTAAAAGCAAATCATACTAGCATAGGCATCATAACGCTGACCATTGATGATGTTGGCTATGTAGCATTTGATGAAGCAACGAAAAAAGCAGCTGTCGATGTTGTCTATGCGAAGAGCTTTTATGCAGGTGCCGCGCATGCATCTGGCCCACTATCTGGGGAAGTGATTGGCATTATCGCAGGCAGCTCGCCAGATGAAATACGCAGTGGTTTAGAGGCGATTCAGCAGAAAATACAGTTTGATACGTATTTTGAAGCGATTCTTCACAATGACAACCATGCCTTGTTTGCTCATACCGTAGCAAGCTGCGGGACGTATCTTGCCGAACTGGCAAATGTCAGAGTAGGAACAGCTATTGCTTATTTAATCGCACCACCACTCGAAGCCGTTGTTGGTTTAGATGCGGCATTAAAGGCTGCAGATGTAGAGCTCAAGGTATTTTTTGGTCCACCTTCTGAAACCAATTTTGGTGGCGGTTTATTAAGCGGTAGTCAATCTTCGTGCCAAGCCGCAGCAGATGCTTTTAGGGAAGCGATTGAGAATTTGGCAAGAAACCCTGTAATTTAG